The Acidobacteriota bacterium region CGGGTAGTAACCGTTGCGAAAACTGAACTTGTCGATCAGCAACCGGTCTCCCACCAGAATCGTCGGTTCCATGGAAGGCGTCGGAACCGTCATCGGGTGAACCACGAAGGTGGTGACGAAAAGCGCGAAGATGGTGCAGACGACGGTGGTGACGAAGTACTCCCGCAGGGTGCTCTCCTGCTTGGCGGAAGTTTCTTGAGGCTCGTTCTCTTTCATCCTGCCTCGGCCCCGAATGGGTCACGGCCAGTCATGCCAAAGGTCTCTCCCGATTCAACCACGGTCATGCGGCCGGAAATCGCACCCTCGGCAAGTCCCGAAAAACGCCGCCGAGTATACCAGCCGATGGTGATGGCCGCACGGGATCCAACCGGCTCCGGGACCCGGACGGCAGCGTTATCCGATCTTCCAGTAAGTCGGCGCCGGGTGACGCGCGGCCGCGCAATAATTTGTGACCCGCGTCCGGTCCGGGCAGAGCCGGAGCAATTCGTCCGGCCTTCTCCCCGTAATCGGGTCTTTGAAGCAGGGCAGAATCTCGTTCAAGGGGACCAGGACGAACCTGCGGTTCCGGAATCGAGGATGGGGGATCTGCAGGTCCCGCCGGCGGACGATCTCCCGGCCGAAAAAGAGAATGTCGATGTCGATGTTGCGCGGTCCCATGGCGATGTTGCGCGACCGGCCCAGCGAGGACTCGACCTCCAGGCAGGTGGCCAGCAGGGATGCGGGGGCTTGGCGGGTCTCGACCTGGCAAACCAGGTTCAGAAAAAGGCCTTGGTCCACACCTCCCACGGGTTCGGTCTCGTACACCGAAGAGCAGAGAACCGGTTCCACTCCCCGTTCGTCCAAACGGTTCAAAGCGCGAGCCAGGTAGAGTTCCCGGCGGCCCAGATTGGACCCGAGTGAAAGCAGGATGGCAGCCTCGGTGGGAGAAATCGTCAGAAGACGCTCCGGGGCTGTTTGATGGTGCCAATGGTTCCGATTCCCTTGAGGTAAAAGGAAAACCGGATCTGGTTCTCCTGGCGCACTCCGACGTTGAACCCCACGAAATCAAGCGAGATCCCGCAACAGTCCCAAAAATAGTTGAGGCGGGTGCGGTAGTTCAGGAATCGGGCGGAGTGGACGTCGTAGCTGAGGGTGCTCGACAGGGACGCGCCTCGTCCCAGGTGTCCCAACGCGATCTGTCCCTGGACCTGGTTGGTCTGAATCGTGCCCGGCTCCAGCTCCCGGGTCACGAAGTAGGCGGTGCCCAGAAGGAATCGCTCGCTGTGGACGAAACCCATGACAGCGACGTTGCGGACGCGGTGGAAATCGGGGTCGTAATCCGTGCGGACATCGAAATTGACGCGGGGTTCCGGCGTGACGCGCGCCACTGCCGTGATGGGAGAAAAACCTCTTCGCAGACCCCCGAAGGGAAAGCCGGTGAGGGAGTGGAACGAGAGAAACTGGTTCACGGCGCCGGCTTGGAAAGCACCGCCGAAGTCGGGGTCCAGAAAGTGCTTCTGGACCAGCTTGAGGGCCAGCAATTCGTGCGTCTGGGACCCGTGGGGGGTCCGGCGTTTGACGAAGAAGCGGTTGAAGAGTCCGTATTCCACTTCGTTGGTATCGGTGATGGATTCCAGATGGTCGAAACGGAGAAGCCGATCGAACCGATCGATGCCGGTCCGGTACTGGTATCGGAATGTGGGCTCGATCAGGTGCTTCATGCGCCCGCCCTGCGCAGGGTCGCCGTAGATCCGCGAGAGGCCCCATCCCTTCAGGTCCACCGTCAATTCGGCATAGCGGCGCGAGAAGCTCTCTTCGTTGAACACGTCCCGTGAGTCGCCATCGCCTGTCTCGGCCAGACTGTTCCCGTAGAAGGTCTCCCGAAAGGCCAGTCTCGGAGTCAGCCGGAGGCCCTGGGCCAGTGGAAGGGATGCGTAGATCTGAGGAAAGAAGTCCAGGCGCTGGGTCAGGCCCGAGGTCTCCAGCAGCGAATCGCGCCGCGTCAATCCCTCCGCCGACGTGTCCAGATCCAGGTATACCGGAATGTCCCGAAGTTTGTGGCCGCTCAATCGGAACTGGGCGCCCGGTGCGCTCTGGACGACGACGTTTCCCTCCGGAAAGAAGGTCTCTTCCCGGGAGAACGAGACGTTGAGGCTCCTCGATCCCTGGTTCCTGGTCATAAAGAGGGTAGAGCTTTCCGTGGGCCGGGTGGCGGTGAAGAAGTTGTCCGAGAACACCTGCCGAAAGGTGAAATTGGAGACGAAGTTGAAATCGG contains the following coding sequences:
- the folK gene encoding 2-amino-4-hydroxy-6-hydroxymethyldihydropteridine diphosphokinase, encoding MLSLGSNLGRRELYLARALNRLDERGVEPVLCSSVYETEPVGGVDQGLFLNLVCQVETRQAPASLLATCLEVESSLGRSRNIAMGPRNIDIDILFFGREIVRRRDLQIPHPRFRNRRFVLVPLNEILPCFKDPITGRRPDELLRLCPDRTRVTNYCAAARHPAPTYWKIG
- the lptD gene encoding LPS assembly protein LptD; the protein is MSAVGILLLLALPAMGQSRDRARVELVSEHGPVTIEADRLARESKDLWVAEGQVVVTHQDGTIEAGRMTYDSRTGQLLILESFEVKRGDLRLKGSDGELNLETQTGILRQVEGSTDRNILVQAETLHKTGPDSYEARNGFLTACEEAVPKWSFTVKKGTITSGERARIHHTFFKIKNIPVFYFPFMSIPTEKKERSSGFLLPSTGSSDNKGRRLSQSIYLVLGRSTDIIFHEDYYSKRGFGHGFALRTRPNQTSSLELDGYLIKDSMEQGGASLNGQGETRFGNGYRAVADFNFVSNFTFRQVFSDNFFTATRPTESSTLFMTRNQGSRSLNVSFSREETFFPEGNVVVQSAPGAQFRLSGHKLRDIPVYLDLDTSAEGLTRRDSLLETSGLTQRLDFFPQIYASLPLAQGLRLTPRLAFRETFYGNSLAETGDGDSRDVFNEESFSRRYAELTVDLKGWGLSRIYGDPAQGGRMKHLIEPTFRYQYRTGIDRFDRLLRFDHLESITDTNEVEYGLFNRFFVKRRTPHGSQTHELLALKLVQKHFLDPDFGGAFQAGAVNQFLSFHSLTGFPFGGLRRGFSPITAVARVTPEPRVNFDVRTDYDPDFHRVRNVAVMGFVHSERFLLGTAYFVTRELEPGTIQTNQVQGQIALGHLGRGASLSSTLSYDVHSARFLNYRTRLNYFWDCCGISLDFVGFNVGVRQENQIRFSFYLKGIGTIGTIKQPRSVF